From Paenibacillus sp. PvR098:
TGTGAATGCAGTGAATACCAGCTCGTCGATCGCAGTCGGCGACAATAACCAGCCCGGCTGGAACGCCACCGGCAAAAATAACATGGGGGACGGACGGCATAAGGGAATCAACATCATGCACAACAATGTGAATACCGTGATGGACGAGGATGTTATCGATTCACCTGTCATCCAGCAAAACCTTGGTAGAATAACAACGGAAACCGGATAATTAGAGGATGTAATTAAGTCATCTCCATCGAAATTAGATTGGACTTCACCGTTTTGGCCAATTCAGGCTCGGAATTCTGGAGTACATCCATGAGGTCGCTATCGTCCAAGACGGAGCGGATCTCACGAAGGCTGTTTTCATTTCCGTGGATGCTGCCGAAGCCCTGGTTCTGCTTCTTATGGCTTTGAAATCCGCTTGGATAATTGTTGCCCAGATTGATGCAGGAAGCCCCTTCCACTGACCCGATGTGAATATAGCCGATGACAAACGTAGGTGACATAAAAGCATTCCCCATGAGCAATCCCCTTCTCCTCTAGCGGTGAGGCTTCATTCCCGATTCGTATTTGAAGCCTTCCGCCGTTTTTTTGATTTCAAAGCGCTGCTGCTTTTCTTCCGGCTTTTCTCTCGGCTTATCTCCCGACTTCTGCCCCTGGCTCTGTTTGAACTGCGGCTCCTTTTTGCCAACACGCGTACCGAAATTGTTGCCCAAATTCAAAGCGCCGCTCAGCTCATCGATGTCAAGCCGGTCCAGGCGAAAGGTTAACTGCTCCAAGGAAGGATTGTGGACATGCAGGTTTTCAATGGTGATGTTGTGCCCTGAAGGCTTCTCATTCAATCTTTCGATGGCCCGCTCCAGTCCCGCCAATCGTTCATGCAGCGTCTTGTCCGAATTCATACGGGCCTTACGGCTCTGAAACCAGTCTAAGACCCCCATCGTTTCCCATCCTTTTTATATATCAATTCCATTAAATCGTTATCTATAACCAAATGATGACCATGCTCCGATACATTCTCCTTCCCTTTCATGCTCCCGAAGCCTTCATTGCTTTTACTGTAATGTTTCCAGTCAGAGATGATATTGTGACCGGAAAATACGCCGGAAGATTGGGATACGGACTGAATTTGCAAATCGTTGAACAAAATTTTAACCACTCCGATCGCCCCCATTGTACATGTGCTGATATCCCTATTATATTGAGGGAACAGCCAACTTATTTCTCTTCCTCTTCATCGTTATTCAGAGGGATATGCCTGATCTGCTCCATTGCCTTTTTACGAAAACGAACGGTCAACAGACCCAAACGGTAGCTTGTCGATACTCCGTCCGCCTCCACATCATGCGGCAAGGGAACCTTTCGCTGAAATTTACCGTAAAACCGCTCCGATAGCGAAAGCTCATCCTCATCCACCGGATACTCGCAGCGGAGCTCTCCCTTTATAAGGAGATGACGGTCGACTAGGCTCATTTTGATCGACTCCAGAGACATAAGGCCCGGCAATTCCACGATAACAGCCACTTCGTCACCTGTTTCATATATATCCATCCGGGGGCCAGGATTCGGAATCAGGCGGGAAATATCGTGCCAGAAATCTTCCCCCAGTGCCTTGTTTGCCTGATTCTGTATGGCGCTCCATAGTGCCTTGGGATCGTTCATTCGGAATATCACCAACCTTTATCTAAGTTTATAGTCGTTGGTGGGTTCGCAAGCAATCCGAGCTTATAACGTACAACGTCTATTATATTTATGATAACGGTTGGATTTTCAAGAACAACTATAGCCGCCGCTGTCCAACAATTTATTTTAAGGCTTTGGAGGGAAAGGTATTAAAAACATACGGATCATTTCAATTCAATTGCCAACAATAATCAACAATGAGAAGAACCTTTTCTCATCATTGAGCTCAGGGAGGAATTGAATTGGAAAAACCATTTGAGCATACGATGATTCCGGTGACCACCGTAACAAGCGGCAGCGGTCAAGTCGTTAAGCCTGATATTTACTGTTTACCGATCCAAATTGTTAACGTGTTATTTGTCGGCGAGCCCCAAACCAAAGAATGGG
This genomic window contains:
- a CDS encoding Hsp20/alpha crystallin family protein — encoded protein: MNDPKALWSAIQNQANKALGEDFWHDISRLIPNPGPRMDIYETGDEVAVIVELPGLMSLESIKMSLVDRHLLIKGELRCEYPVDEDELSLSERFYGKFQRKVPLPHDVEADGVSTSYRLGLLTVRFRKKAMEQIRHIPLNNDEEEEK